ATTCATTTATTCCGTTCGAGAGCCATCATGTAATCCTGGATACGGTCAAACCTGCAGAAGACGGTTCAGGGTATATCCTTCGGATGTACGAATCTGCGGGAGGCAGAGATAATGCAGCAGTGAGCTGGCCTTATCCTTATGAAAGCGTCCATTTATCCAACGCCTTGGAAGAAGAACTCGAACAACTGGATACCGCAGAAGGAAGGTTAACCCTTCGATTCATGCCGTATGAGATCAAAACCATCAAATTGACTACACATCATACTTAATTAAAGGAGCCAGAACAACCATGGAACAATTCAGACTCCCCAAAATACCAATGCCGGAGCTTGAGCTGCCGCAATCGATTCAGGCAGTTCTGCAAGAGGCTGAAGAAAAGCTTGCGCACCGTCCCAAGCTGCTTCAGCTGTTCAAGAACTGTTTTCCGAACACGCTGGAGACAACAACCAAACTGATGGAGGATGGCACAACATTTGTGATTACCGGTGATATCCCGGCCATGTGGCTGCGCGACTCGGTAGAACAGGTGATCCATTACATTCCGTTTGCGAAGAATGATCTGCAGCTGCAGCGGATTTTAAGCGGATTGATCAAACGCCATTTTCAATATATTCATATCGATCCTTATGCCAATGCCTTTAATGAATCGGCGAATGATTGGCATTGGAACACAACCGACGAAACTGAAATGTCCCCATGGGTGTGGGAGCGCAAATTTGAGATTGATTCGCTATGCTTCTCTGTTCGCTTGGCCTACCTGTACTGGAAGGAAACCGGCCTTACGGATGTGTTTGACGCCAACTTCAAGTCGGCTATGATTAAGATTATTGAGCTGTTTAAAACGGAACAATACCATTTCGAGAAATCGCCTTACCGTTTCACACGGGATAACGGAATTCCAACGGATTCCTTGCGCAATAACGGGCTCGGCATGCCGGTGAATTATACGGGCATGATCTGGTCCGGCTTCCGTTCAAGTGATGACGCTTGCGATTTCCACTACAATATTCCAGGCAACATGTTCGCCGTTGTCGCCTTGCGTCAAATGCAGGAATTCGCGGAATGGGTATTCCGGGATATGAAGCTGTTGGATGAACTGAAACGACTCGAAGCCGACGTGGATCACGGAATTCAGTTGTACGGCATTTACCGTCATCCGGAGTTTGGACCGATTTACGCCTATGAAACAGACGGTTACGGAAATTACTGCTTGATGGATGATGCGGGAACACCTGGATTGATGTCCATTCCTTATCTGGGTTATTGCTCTGCAGATGATCCGATCTACCAAAACACCAGACGGTTTGCGCTAAGCAAAGAAAATCCTTTCTACTACGAAGGCGCTGTTGCCAAAGGAATCGGCAGTCCGCATACGCCGCCGGATTATATCTGGCATATGGCCTTGTCCATGCAGGGAATTACGGCACAAACGGCAGAAGAGAAGCTGCAGATGATTGCATTGCTGGAAGCAACCGATGCCGATACCGGATTTATGCACGAAGGCTTCCATGCCGACGATCCGAAAGTTTTCACCAGATCATGGTTTGCCTGGTCCAACAGCCTCTTCTCGCAATTGGTGTATCAGGCGATGAAAGCAGGGATTCTATGAGCGGGCGTCTGATTGTATTTTATGATCCGTCCTTTCCGGCAGCAGAAGCTGCCGGTTTGCCGGCTAGCGCGGCGGCTCTGAATGCATTCGATGTCGTGTGCCGCGCTGAGAATTTGGCTGAAGCACTGGAATCTGCAGGAGGACAGGGCGCAAGCTTTGTCAATTTGCATGCGCCTTACTTCCCGAAAAGCGCCTGGAGAGCGATCCTGGACTTTCTGAGAAATGGCGGCGGCTTGGTCAGCATTGGGGGCGCACCTTTCAAGCGTCCTGTCCGCATGGAGGACGGCGTTTGGGTGGTGGAGCACGAACAGACGGCATACCATCAGCAGCTCCACATACATGAAGCGCTGCCAGTGGACAGCGGACGCGTCGACCATCTGACTTCCAGTGACGTTATTCCCCTTATGGAGAGCAGCCGGGAGCGGTTATCCATAAACGAAACGTGGAACCTGGTTCCACATGTCACCAAAAGCAGTGATTTGCCGCATCAGATGGGATCGGCCGGGCCGATGGATACGCGGATTTATCCGCTCCTTAAGGGGAGCACAGCGAAGGGAAGAGAAGTCGCGGCTCCTGTCGTTCTGTGGGAAAATGTCGGCGGGCCATTCTTGGGCGGACGCTGGCTGTTTGTGAATCAGCCTCTCTCTGCTTCATTCTGGGAACAGGATGGAGGCGAAGAGGTGCGCAGCTGGGCGGCATTCTGTGCGAAGGGGATTACCGAGCTGTGGATCAAGCCGAATTATGCGACCTATGAGTCTGGCGAGCGTGCGATCCTGACCCTGCAGGCACAACGGCTTGGCCGGAAACTTTCCGAACAAGAGCCGCAGAGCTGGACGTTCCGCATCTCCGTCCAACACGACCAAGATGAATCCTTATCATGGAATCATTCCGTGAAGGTGGATGTGACCGGACAATTTCATGTACAGCGCATTCCGGTTATGCTGGATATCAAGCCAGGGTCTTATCGGGTGGTGTGTGAAGTCGAAGGGCCGGATGGAGAAATCCGCAGGCTGAGACAAGGGTTCTGGGGAGCGGATTCCGAGCTTTTGCAGGCGGGTACGCCTGTAACCTGCAATCGGGATTACTTCATCAAGGATGGTCGCCCACTGCCTGTTGTCGGGATGACTTACATGACGTCCGATGTAGCGCGTAAGTTCCTGTTCCTTCCGAATACGGATGTGTGGGATCGCGATATGGCGCAAATGCGGGGTGCGGGCATCAATTGGATTCGTACCGGGATCTGGACCGCGTACCGCAATATTATGCAGGTGGACGGGCATGCATCCGAAGAGGTCTTGCGTTCGATTGACGCCTTCCTGTTAACGGCGAAGAAGCATGATTTGCAGGTAACATTCACGTTCTTCTCCTTCACGCCGGAGACTTGGGAAGGCCAAAATCCTTACCTCGATCCGCGAAGCGTGGAAGCGCAGAAGCGTTTCATACGTTCCATCATTAGTAGACATAAAGATACGAAGAATGTGGACTGGGATCTGATTAATGAGCCATCCATGTTCGATCCGCCGCAGATTTTCTCGGACGGCCCGCGTTCCGCGAAGGATCCGTTTGAGAAACAAGCTTATATCGAATGGCTGAAAAAGCGTCATGGTTCGATTGAGCGTCTGCAGGAACGTTGGAATATGACAGCGGATCAGCTGCCGGGTTTTGACTCCGTGGTTCCGCCGGAACCTCAAGTCATTAATTTTGATGTTCAAGACATGCATCAAGGGAAAAAAGGCACACAATGGCTCGATTATGCACTGTTCTCGATGGACATGCATAACCGCTGGGCCAAGGAGTTATATGACGATATCAAAGAGGTATGCCCTGATCATATGGTTACCGTTGGACAGGACGAGGCCCTTGGGGCACAGCGTCCATCTCCGTTCTTCTATGCCGAAGCCGTAGACTATACGACGGTTCACTCCTGGTGGTTCAACGACTATTTGATCTGGGATGGCATATTTGCCAAAACGCCGGATAAACCGAACCTGATTCAGGAAACAGGCATCATGTACGTGGAGACACCGGATGGCCGGGCGAAGCGAAGCGAAGCCGAGCTTCGGAATCTGCTGGAGCGCAAGTATGCTTACGCCTTCTCCACAGGAGGCGCTGGAGCCATTCATTGGATCTGGAACACGAATTTCTACATGGATAATGCCAATGAATCGCATATCGGAGCTGTCCGCGCTGACGGCACGGAGAAACCGGAAGCGGATGTGTCGTATGATTTCGGTGCCTTCATGGAAGACATCCGGGACATGTTTAAAGGCCGGAAGCTGGAAGAAACCGCGGTCATTTTCCCTTATTCGAACGATTTCTCGAACCGGAAGCTCGCTTTTGAAGCGACGACCAAGGCGACGCGCGCGCTTGCTTACGAGCTGAACGTGCCGTTCCGTGCTGTCGGGGAGTATGATTTAAGCTCGCTGCGTAACCATCCGGTGAAATTCATCATTCTGCCGAGCGCGCACAATGTCGATGACCAGGCGTTTGCTGAGTTGATGGATATCGTGAAGGAAACGGGAGCTACATTGCTTCTGACGGGTCCAATCGGTCTGGATGCATATTGGCATCAGGTCGATCGAATGACAGAGGAGCTGGGCGAGCGGAAGCTGGCGAATGTGCGCCGGGAAGAAAGCTTGCGCATTGGGGACCGTACATGGTCTGCATCGTATGGACATCGGAAGATTGCCGAGCTGACCAAAGAAATTCCGGCAGGCAGCGGGGCGAAACCGGCCGATATGGCTGGCGATTCCATCGTGGACGTGAAGCTTGGGGCAGGACGTCTTCTCTGGAGCCCGCTTCCTGTTGAATTGAATGATCGAATCGACACCATTTCGGCTTTATATCGGTATGCATTGGAGCTATCTGCTGCCGACACAGGGCTCATCTGGAATCAAGGCGGAGAACATTCCGGCGTATATGGACGCAAGGTAACGTTTGAAGAAGGAGCACTCTTCGTATTCGGCTCGGAGCAATCGTGGGACACGAACGTCGAGGTAAAGGATCCTTCAACAGGACTCATCTATTCATTCGTGCTGGAAGCGGATCGTTCGATCTTGTTTGCAGTAGATGCAAGCGGTGACCTGTTATCGGTGTACCGCCCGGATGAGGTCGAAATCACAGTATCGAAGGGCTAACATAAGGGGGACTAAGCAGAGATGGATCAATCCAGAAAAGCACATATTATTTCGCATACTCACTGGGACCGCGAGTGGTATTTACCGTATGAAAAGCACCATGTGCGGCTGATCGAGCTCATGGACAGCTTGCTAGAGACGATGGAGAAGGACTCGGAATACCGCAGCTTTTTCCTTGATGGCCAGACGATTATTATCGAAGATTATTTGCAGGTAAGACCTGAGAAGAAAGAGCAGCTTGAGAAGCTGATCACGGACGGACGTATCATTATCGGTCCATGGTACATTTTGCAGGATGCCTACCTCACGAGCAGTGAAGCTAACGTGAGAAATATGCAGATAGGACACCAGGATGCCGAGCGATATGGCACGGTTGCCAAAATCGGTTATTTCCCGGATACATTTGGACTTACAGGCCAAATTCCGCAGTTGATGCTGCAGTCCGGCATTGATAATGCCTTCTTCGGCCGGGGCGTAAAGCCAACGGGCTTTAACAATACCGTCTCCGACAGCGGCTATGAGTCTTCATTCTCAGAGCTGATGTGGGAAGGCCCGGATGGCTCCAAGGTGCTGGGCATCCTGTTTGCCAACTGGTACAGTAACGGTAACGAGGTTCCCGTTGATGAAGCGGAAGCGAAGGCATTCTGGGACCGCAAGCTGGCGGATGCCGAGAAGTATGCTTCCACACCTGAGCTGCTCTATATGAACGGGTGTGACCATCAGCCGATACAGACCGATCTTCCGGAAGGCATCCGTACAGCGAAGAAGCTGTATCCGGATACGGAATTCATTCATTCCAATTTTGACGATTACCTGACAGCCGTTCGGGAGAAGCTGCCGCAAGATCTTTCCTCCGTAAAAGGAGAACTGCGCAGTCAGCGTACCGATGGATGGGGTACACTTGTGAATACCGCTTCGGCACGCGTATACCTGAAGCAGATGAACCAGCGGGGCCAGACCTTGCTGGAAAAAGTGGCCGAACCGCTTGCATCCTACGCCAGCCTGCTCGGCAAGGAGTATCCGCATCATCTGTTCACCTATGCGTGGAAGACGCTGATGCAGAATCATCCGCATGACAGCATCTGCGGCTGCAGCGTGGACGAAGTTCACCGCGAGATGGTGACCCGCTTTGAGAAAAGCGCACACGTGGCTGAAAATATCGTGGACGATAGCGTTCGCGTCATTGCCGATGCGGTTGACACAACCGCCTTCGAACAATGGGGATCCGATCCGCTGCCGCTTGTTGTTTTCAATACGACGGGATGGAGCCGCAGCGGTACGGTCAGCATTGAGCTGGACGCGAAACGCCTTTATTTCCGGGAAGGTTACTCTTTGGAGGAAACCAGCCGCCGGATGAAGGAAATCGACTTGTCCGGCCGTGTGCTGGTTAACGCACAAGGTCAAGCTGTGCCTTGCACCGTTGAGGATCTGGGTCTTCAGTTCGGGTACGATCTGCCGGACGACCGTTTCCGCCAGCCGTATATGTGCCGCCGTGTGAGACTTACCTTCGAGGCAAACGCGATCCCAGCAATGGGCTTAACTACTTATGCTTGGGTGAAGAGCGAAGTGAAGCCTGCCGAGGTAGCATCCTTAATTAGTAAGTCCAATGTGATGGAGAATGAGCTGATCAAGATTGAGATCGCTGAGGATGGTTCCTTCTCCTTGACGGATAAAAAGAACGGACAAGTATACCGGGATCTGGGCGTCTATGAAAATACCGGAGATATCGGTAATGAATATATGTACAAACAGCCGGATGGCGAAGCAGCATTGACCACGAAGGGCCAAACCGCCCAAGTTTCGGTTCTGGAAGATACGCCTTACCGCGCATCCATTGAAATCGTTCATAACTGGTCCATTCCGGCTATGGCGGACAGCAAGCTGGATGAAGAGCAGCATGAGCTCATCTATTATCCGAACCGCAAAGCGCAAAGATCGAGCGAAATGGTGCCAATGCGCATTCGTACCGTAATCAGTCTGAACCGCAGCGGTAAAGGCGTGGAGATCGAAGCGACAATGGATAATCAAGCGAAGGATCATCGGGTGCGTGCATTGTTCCCAACGGATCTGCTGGCATCGTCCCATAACGTGGATTCCATGTTTGAAGTGGCAACTCGGGATAATGAACCTGCTGCCGAATGGGAGAATCCAAGCTATACCGCTCATCAACAGGCATTCGTTGATGTCTCGACAGCTACTGCAGGATTGACAGTAGCTAACCAGGGCTTGAATGAATATGAAGTCCTGCGTGACGGCCGGAATACCATCGCTGTTACATTGCTTCGTTCCGTAGGCGAGCTCGGTGACTGGGGGTACTTCCCTACGCCTGAAGCTCAGTGCATCGGCGTGCATACGGTACGTATGGAGGTCATTCCGCATCAGGGCGACGGCATGAAGTCAGGCGCATACGCCGAGGCTTACCAATTCCAAATCCCATGGACGGTTGCACAGACCGGGGTCCATGCCGGCGCTGTCGCATCGACTTCCGCACCGTTTGAATGGAGCCATGAAGAACTTGCGTTCTCTTCCCTGAAAGTGAATCCGAAGACCGGGGATCTGATGCTGCGCTGGTTCAATATGGCAGGCACGGATACTGAGCTGAAGCTGAAATCTTCTCTACCTTCCCAGGGTGTGTATAAGAGCTCTATTCTGGAAGTAGAGGGAGCGGTTCAAAGCTTTGATGGCGATGGAAGCTTCACGCAGCCGGTTAAGCCTCACGAAATCGTAACACTGGGAGTTAAAGTTTCGGTCAAGTAAGAATTTATTATGATATAGTGCTGGGAATGTTGTTGTACATCCCGGTCCAGCAAAGCCCGATTCCGAAATTACAGGGATCGGGCTTTACTCCTCTTGCCTAATGACAGGCAATTCCTGAACGCTCTGAAATATATATAATGAAAAGGCTGCTCTCCCTAGGTCTTTGCGGACGGCTGGAGGGCAGCTCTTTATTGTACTCGGCTTAATTATTGATTTTTCCCTTGGTTTTGGTCTTTCTCGTAAGCAATCAGGGTGATATCTTTGCCTGTAAGCTCGGCAATCTTGGTCTCGGCGTCTTCAATCGCTTTCAAGGTACCTTCATTCCCATTGAGTGAGGCAATTTTATATTCCTCCGAATGGATGTCCATGTGAATCCCCCCTTAGATGGTTGATAACAAATATAATGATAAGTTATCCTATACAAGATGGTTACATACCTGGTATTCAAAAAATTGGAATGAACTTGAGGAATGGAGCGGAGTATGGTTCCTATGCGTCCAATTTAAAAAAGCCAGACACATGAAATGTGTTTGGCTTTTTGCGTTCTTATTTTTGGATGAGGACGGGGGTACTCATTTTCACCTTGTCGTAAAGCCAGCGTACGTCTTTATTATGCATCCGTATACAACCTGCCGACACGTACTTGCCGATCGAGTTGGCGTTGTTGTTTCCATGTATGGCGTACGCGTAGCTAACTCTACCGTTCACTTTCACATTAATGCCGAGCCAGCGATCCCCAAGCGGATTGCGCGGGTCTCCTCCCTTGATGCCTTCCTTGTAGTAAGGTCTGTTCTTCACTTTTTCGTGAATTCTGAACAGGCCTTCCGGTGTATAGGAGGGTTTTTTGCCTGTAGCGACGGGAAATGTTTTTATGACCTTACCTTTTTCATAATACGTCAGTTTGTTGGTGGATTTATCAATGACAATAAACTGTGCGTATTTGGTGTACTTACTGTCCAGCTTCTGTCCGGAAGCGCCTTGGGATACGGCGGGGAAAAAGAAAACCAGCAGTAAGGTGAAGATCAGTATGCGGCTGATGCCCTTAATGATGTCCGATCACCTCTTTTCGTTCTCCCCCATATATATGCAGCTATTCGCGAATGTTGACGGAAATGTGCATAAGCCGAAAAATAGAACAAGTTGTTTTCAAAGAGAGATATAAGGGCGCGGAGGGGACATTCTATCGAATATCGGATCGTGGCTTGGCTGTACGCAAATGACCTCCTGAAGGGATTTCTTCAAGAGGGTTTTCGCGTTCATTATAGCAACCACTTGAAAACGACACTAATGTCGTTTATGATGAAATGAGTTAAAAAAGACACTTATGTCGTTTATATTGAGGTGAAGTTCATGGAATCGATATTGATGTTAAAGGCGGGAGAGGGATGACTTATGTGTCCACGGGTTAGTGAGGAATATAAACGGGAGAAGAAGTTTGAAATTTTGACGGCAGCCAGGCGCGTCTTTATCAGAAAGGGCTATACCCGCACCGTGATGCAGGACATTATGGATGAAGCGGGCATGTCCCGCGGAGCCGTGTATGCGTATTTTGATAATGTGGAGCATGTATTTATAGAGGTTCTGCGTTTTGACGACCAAGAGACGCTCGGTTTTTTTGAACCGGATCCGCAATATCCGATATGGAATCAGTTGATGGACTGGGTTCAGAAACAGCAGGGTGATATTTCGCTAATCCAGCATTCACTTGTATTGGCCAGGGCGGAATTTTTCCTGTCTTCCTCTTATGTTCATGCCAAGAAGGAGTATCCCTATATAACTGAACGTTATCAGCTGACCGTTGAGGCCATGG
Above is a window of Paenibacillus sp. FSL K6-1330 DNA encoding:
- a CDS encoding beta-galactosidase; the protein is MSGRLIVFYDPSFPAAEAAGLPASAAALNAFDVVCRAENLAEALESAGGQGASFVNLHAPYFPKSAWRAILDFLRNGGGLVSIGGAPFKRPVRMEDGVWVVEHEQTAYHQQLHIHEALPVDSGRVDHLTSSDVIPLMESSRERLSINETWNLVPHVTKSSDLPHQMGSAGPMDTRIYPLLKGSTAKGREVAAPVVLWENVGGPFLGGRWLFVNQPLSASFWEQDGGEEVRSWAAFCAKGITELWIKPNYATYESGERAILTLQAQRLGRKLSEQEPQSWTFRISVQHDQDESLSWNHSVKVDVTGQFHVQRIPVMLDIKPGSYRVVCEVEGPDGEIRRLRQGFWGADSELLQAGTPVTCNRDYFIKDGRPLPVVGMTYMTSDVARKFLFLPNTDVWDRDMAQMRGAGINWIRTGIWTAYRNIMQVDGHASEEVLRSIDAFLLTAKKHDLQVTFTFFSFTPETWEGQNPYLDPRSVEAQKRFIRSIISRHKDTKNVDWDLINEPSMFDPPQIFSDGPRSAKDPFEKQAYIEWLKKRHGSIERLQERWNMTADQLPGFDSVVPPEPQVINFDVQDMHQGKKGTQWLDYALFSMDMHNRWAKELYDDIKEVCPDHMVTVGQDEALGAQRPSPFFYAEAVDYTTVHSWWFNDYLIWDGIFAKTPDKPNLIQETGIMYVETPDGRAKRSEAELRNLLERKYAYAFSTGGAGAIHWIWNTNFYMDNANESHIGAVRADGTEKPEADVSYDFGAFMEDIRDMFKGRKLEETAVIFPYSNDFSNRKLAFEATTKATRALAYELNVPFRAVGEYDLSSLRNHPVKFIILPSAHNVDDQAFAELMDIVKETGATLLLTGPIGLDAYWHQVDRMTEELGERKLANVRREESLRIGDRTWSASYGHRKIAELTKEIPAGSGAKPADMAGDSIVDVKLGAGRLLWSPLPVELNDRIDTISALYRYALELSAADTGLIWNQGGEHSGVYGRKVTFEEGALFVFGSEQSWDTNVEVKDPSTGLIYSFVLEADRSILFAVDASGDLLSVYRPDEVEITVSKG
- a CDS encoding L,D-transpeptidase translates to MIKGISRILIFTLLLVFFFPAVSQGASGQKLDSKYTKYAQFIVIDKSTNKLTYYEKGKVIKTFPVATGKKPSYTPEGLFRIHEKVKNRPYYKEGIKGGDPRNPLGDRWLGINVKVNGRVSYAYAIHGNNNANSIGKYVSAGCIRMHNKDVRWLYDKVKMSTPVLIQK
- a CDS encoding glycoside hydrolase family 125 protein; this translates as MEQFRLPKIPMPELELPQSIQAVLQEAEEKLAHRPKLLQLFKNCFPNTLETTTKLMEDGTTFVITGDIPAMWLRDSVEQVIHYIPFAKNDLQLQRILSGLIKRHFQYIHIDPYANAFNESANDWHWNTTDETEMSPWVWERKFEIDSLCFSVRLAYLYWKETGLTDVFDANFKSAMIKIIELFKTEQYHFEKSPYRFTRDNGIPTDSLRNNGLGMPVNYTGMIWSGFRSSDDACDFHYNIPGNMFAVVALRQMQEFAEWVFRDMKLLDELKRLEADVDHGIQLYGIYRHPEFGPIYAYETDGYGNYCLMDDAGTPGLMSIPYLGYCSADDPIYQNTRRFALSKENPFYYEGAVAKGIGSPHTPPDYIWHMALSMQGITAQTAEEKLQMIALLEATDADTGFMHEGFHADDPKVFTRSWFAWSNSLFSQLVYQAMKAGIL
- a CDS encoding alpha-mannosidase — encoded protein: MDQSRKAHIISHTHWDREWYLPYEKHHVRLIELMDSLLETMEKDSEYRSFFLDGQTIIIEDYLQVRPEKKEQLEKLITDGRIIIGPWYILQDAYLTSSEANVRNMQIGHQDAERYGTVAKIGYFPDTFGLTGQIPQLMLQSGIDNAFFGRGVKPTGFNNTVSDSGYESSFSELMWEGPDGSKVLGILFANWYSNGNEVPVDEAEAKAFWDRKLADAEKYASTPELLYMNGCDHQPIQTDLPEGIRTAKKLYPDTEFIHSNFDDYLTAVREKLPQDLSSVKGELRSQRTDGWGTLVNTASARVYLKQMNQRGQTLLEKVAEPLASYASLLGKEYPHHLFTYAWKTLMQNHPHDSICGCSVDEVHREMVTRFEKSAHVAENIVDDSVRVIADAVDTTAFEQWGSDPLPLVVFNTTGWSRSGTVSIELDAKRLYFREGYSLEETSRRMKEIDLSGRVLVNAQGQAVPCTVEDLGLQFGYDLPDDRFRQPYMCRRVRLTFEANAIPAMGLTTYAWVKSEVKPAEVASLISKSNVMENELIKIEIAEDGSFSLTDKKNGQVYRDLGVYENTGDIGNEYMYKQPDGEAALTTKGQTAQVSVLEDTPYRASIEIVHNWSIPAMADSKLDEEQHELIYYPNRKAQRSSEMVPMRIRTVISLNRSGKGVEIEATMDNQAKDHRVRALFPTDLLASSHNVDSMFEVATRDNEPAAEWENPSYTAHQQAFVDVSTATAGLTVANQGLNEYEVLRDGRNTIAVTLLRSVGELGDWGYFPTPEAQCIGVHTVRMEVIPHQGDGMKSGAYAEAYQFQIPWTVAQTGVHAGAVASTSAPFEWSHEELAFSSLKVNPKTGDLMLRWFNMAGTDTELKLKSSLPSQGVYKSSILEVEGAVQSFDGDGSFTQPVKPHEIVTLGVKVSVK
- a CDS encoding TetR family transcriptional regulator, with the protein product MCPRVSEEYKREKKFEILTAARRVFIRKGYTRTVMQDIMDEAGMSRGAVYAYFDNVEHVFIEVLRFDDQETLGFFEPDPQYPIWNQLMDWVQKQQGDISLIQHSLVLARAEFFLSSSYVHAKKEYPYITERYQLTVEAMGRVIRKGQQQGEFRPRLEPEAIARYMISFLNGLMLDTFQLGPTVTCVPEQLETFIHSLNAMLNPITLEP